Proteins from one Rubripirellula tenax genomic window:
- a CDS encoding glycosyltransferase family 4 protein, with protein sequence MRIVQIIPTMDRGGAEKQLCLLATQLPRDQFDVHVVLLTRDGPRSKELTAAGIPVTLIGKRFKADPTALVRLRRELIRLKPDAVHTWLFAANSFGRVAARLAKVPKIFASERCVDPWKTAAHFMIDRQLARFTTAITTNSEGVRDFYGDHGIDPALFRVIPNGISPRQPTSTTREKAFAKLKVDPRRKLILAVGRLWPQKRYRDLIWAAELAATVCEDTTLVIIGDGPQSGELLRHRDAVTSADRVRFAGQRDDVSELLPHADVFWIASEYEGQSNSVIEAMQAGVPVVASDIAGNRDLVIDGKTGILVSLGDSADFARKTIGLLEAPERARRLAEAARNRIESDFTVANMVDRHAELYRG encoded by the coding sequence ATGCGAATCGTGCAAATCATTCCGACGATGGATCGCGGCGGTGCCGAGAAACAACTGTGTTTGCTGGCGACTCAATTGCCTCGCGATCAATTCGACGTTCACGTCGTACTGTTGACGCGCGACGGTCCGCGATCGAAGGAACTGACCGCGGCTGGAATCCCTGTCACGTTGATCGGAAAACGTTTCAAAGCCGATCCAACGGCGCTGGTGCGGTTGCGGCGTGAATTGATACGATTGAAACCGGATGCGGTGCATACTTGGCTGTTTGCCGCCAACAGCTTCGGACGCGTGGCGGCAAGATTGGCGAAGGTACCAAAGATCTTTGCCAGCGAACGATGTGTCGATCCTTGGAAGACCGCGGCGCATTTTATGATCGACCGCCAATTGGCCAGGTTCACAACCGCGATCACTACCAACAGCGAAGGCGTTCGTGACTTCTACGGCGATCACGGTATCGATCCAGCCCTGTTCCGAGTAATTCCGAATGGGATTTCGCCTCGGCAACCGACCTCGACGACGCGCGAGAAAGCGTTCGCTAAGTTGAAGGTCGACCCGCGGCGGAAACTGATTTTGGCAGTTGGGCGACTTTGGCCGCAAAAGCGGTACCGAGACTTGATCTGGGCTGCTGAGTTGGCGGCAACGGTTTGTGAAGACACAACATTAGTGATCATCGGCGACGGTCCACAGTCGGGCGAACTTTTGCGTCATCGCGATGCCGTCACCAGCGCTGACCGTGTCCGGTTTGCGGGCCAACGCGATGACGTCTCTGAATTGCTTCCCCACGCCGACGTGTTCTGGATCGCCAGCGAGTACGAGGGGCAGAGCAATTCGGTGATTGAAGCGATGCAGGCGGGTGTGCCTGTGGTGGCCAGTGACATCGCCGGGAACCGAGATCTGGTGATCGACGGTAAAACCGGAATCCTGGTCTCGCTCGGCGACTCGGCCGATTTTGCCAGGAAGACGATCGGGCTATTGGAAGCCCCCGAACGAGCGAGACGCCTTGCCGAAGCAGCCCGGAATCGGATTGAATCCGATTTTACGGTGGCCAACATGGTTGACCGGCACGCTGAACTCTATCGGGGGTAA
- a CDS encoding trypsin-like serine protease, protein MRRIRRPICWHVALAGLFWTAFIGASDDSFPADPMHKGRIKLNAITCFVSSRFRSTKEHFRATLLWLLTGWLVLASGNFASAVVWRDDLTDAEVQELARQGQFAGVGTVSGGGTGSAIAPGWVLTARHVVGNGSRVTFRLDGQTYAGTSVSQAGSDVALIRLDANQQLPTSTPFIVPNPGHNPVNQLVWKVGWGQYSSVANSQISRGPSGENARAGTNVINSIQNTSAGSSLVFNNSNMGVNSTPFEVSTAPGDSGGPMMYQHQNQWFIAGVTTGAESGVGFTDANVAGVYDWIVSQTGDIFTPQAAPTQIFWDGDSATPGVQTGPGSWSNQRPSFTAVGGAIDGFNFTWENDATATAVFGTANSGASLITVDSAIRFAGIRFAPNTSTGPFQILAGSGTLEAAAGGATIEAQKFARVGAALVGNQTITKTGAADLLINGDNSAFDGQFVIQEGTAIFDNAASFGTGGFLPTTKTTVADGATLQLRGTGLSASEHLHISGSGIDNKGAIYVSAGNHELTERISLQADATIRVDAGRSLTIGGDQGRFYNPGGQSNTLTQIGTGVAVYDKISNITGLAVVNGIAAGSGGINGFVTLTSGAELRPGDSATNTAIGTFTTDDFTIDSTSLLTIDFDPMAGLIDSLNVTGSVNLAGLLRLNLLSAPTPQSSFLFVNNDGSDTVIGQFSNLNRITGSFGGQSYDFAIRYSAGTGNDIAIAAVPEPTTWVALSLAGLAIGYRRRRQCMTRPMVS, encoded by the coding sequence ATGCGTCGGATTCGCCGGCCAATCTGTTGGCATGTCGCGCTGGCCGGTCTGTTCTGGACGGCATTTATCGGCGCGTCTGATGATTCTTTCCCCGCCGATCCGATGCACAAAGGTCGAATCAAGTTGAACGCCATCACCTGTTTTGTTTCGTCGCGATTTCGGTCGACCAAGGAGCATTTTCGTGCCACGCTGCTTTGGTTACTGACGGGGTGGCTGGTTCTCGCTAGCGGAAACTTCGCATCCGCAGTCGTTTGGCGCGACGATTTGACGGACGCGGAAGTCCAAGAACTCGCCCGGCAAGGACAGTTCGCGGGCGTCGGAACGGTTTCTGGTGGTGGGACAGGGTCGGCGATCGCGCCGGGCTGGGTTTTGACGGCGCGTCACGTGGTCGGCAACGGAAGCCGCGTCACGTTCCGACTTGATGGCCAGACCTATGCGGGCACCAGCGTCAGCCAAGCGGGCAGCGACGTCGCACTGATTCGTTTGGATGCGAATCAACAACTGCCGACTTCAACGCCTTTCATCGTGCCCAACCCGGGACACAACCCGGTCAACCAACTTGTTTGGAAAGTTGGATGGGGGCAATACAGCAGCGTCGCCAACTCGCAGATCAGCCGCGGTCCATCCGGTGAGAACGCTCGCGCCGGTACCAACGTCATCAACTCGATCCAAAACACATCCGCCGGCTCAAGTCTGGTGTTCAACAACAGCAACATGGGCGTCAACTCGACGCCATTCGAGGTTTCAACGGCGCCCGGTGACTCGGGCGGACCGATGATGTATCAACATCAAAACCAATGGTTCATTGCCGGTGTCACAACCGGCGCCGAATCGGGCGTGGGATTCACCGATGCAAATGTGGCGGGCGTCTACGATTGGATTGTCAGCCAAACCGGAGACATCTTCACGCCGCAGGCTGCGCCGACACAGATTTTTTGGGACGGCGACTCTGCGACACCCGGTGTGCAAACCGGCCCGGGAAGCTGGAGCAACCAGCGACCAAGTTTCACCGCCGTCGGTGGAGCAATCGACGGTTTTAACTTCACGTGGGAAAACGATGCGACGGCGACGGCTGTATTCGGAACTGCGAACTCGGGCGCATCGCTGATCACGGTGGACAGCGCGATCCGGTTCGCCGGAATTCGCTTCGCACCCAACACGTCGACGGGACCGTTCCAAATCCTAGCTGGCTCGGGAACATTAGAAGCCGCGGCAGGCGGCGCGACCATCGAGGCACAGAAGTTCGCCCGAGTCGGCGCGGCTCTGGTCGGCAATCAAACCATCACGAAGACGGGAGCAGCCGACTTGCTCATCAACGGTGACAACTCTGCGTTTGATGGCCAATTTGTGATTCAAGAAGGGACAGCCATTTTCGATAACGCCGCGTCGTTCGGGACCGGCGGATTTCTTCCGACGACGAAGACAACCGTTGCGGATGGCGCAACGCTGCAATTGCGAGGCACCGGTTTGTCGGCAAGCGAACACCTTCACATCAGCGGCAGCGGCATCGACAACAAAGGCGCGATTTACGTGAGCGCCGGCAACCACGAATTGACCGAGCGGATCTCGTTGCAAGCGGATGCGACGATCCGAGTGGACGCTGGACGTTCGCTGACCATCGGTGGCGATCAAGGGCGCTTTTACAATCCCGGAGGACAATCCAACACGCTGACCCAGATCGGCACCGGCGTGGCGGTCTATGACAAGATCAGTAATATCACCGGACTGGCGGTCGTCAACGGTATCGCAGCAGGCTCGGGCGGCATCAACGGATTCGTGACCCTGACAAGCGGTGCCGAACTTCGTCCCGGCGACTCAGCAACCAACACCGCGATCGGAACATTCACGACGGACGACTTTACGATCGACAGCACCAGCTTGCTAACGATCGACTTCGATCCAATGGCCGGTTTGATCGACTCGCTCAACGTGACGGGCTCGGTCAATTTGGCGGGGCTGCTGAGGTTGAATCTGCTGAGCGCGCCGACGCCCCAAAGCAGCTTTTTGTTCGTAAACAACGATGGCAGCGACACCGTCATCGGACAGTTTTCGAACCTAAATCGCATAACGGGTTCGTTCGGCGGGCAAAGTTACGACTTCGCGATTCGCTACAGCGCCGGGACGGGCAACGATATCGCAATTGCGGCGGTCCCCGAGCCGACAACTTGGGTTGCCCTGAGCTTGGCGGGTTTGGCGATCGGGTATCGTCGTCGCCGGCAATGCATGACCCGACCGATGGTCAGCTAA
- a CDS encoding tagaturonate epimerase family protein, translated as MLPLEKYTFGVGDRFAHQAAAQLRAFMQLADDGVDVTPVWNKSNREHTFVGSQPQSVYDAAKLAVEKLGWDKPWHVDADHIQLKTVDPFLPCSDFFTIDVADSIGKPAPTADVAAFVDRHPELIGTLRLSGLSAPLEVTRKDVQEVAQQYLLAVKEAGEIYRHIAAKNGVDKVATEVSMDETDAPQTPPELLIILAALADEKIPVQTIAPKFTGRFNKGVDYVGDLAQFKREFNDDVAVIAHAVKTYGLPETLKLSVHSGSDKFSLYPIIRECLQRTNAGLHLKTAGTTWLEEIIGLAEAGGDGLALAKEIYAYALGHVEEFCAPYASVIDIDQSKLPSADEVNGWSGPRMASAIRHIQDNEHFNAHMRQLLHVSFKVAAKHGARYTDMLKANEAIVSNEVTKNIYERHLRPLFVGS; from the coding sequence ATGCTCCCTCTTGAGAAATACACGTTCGGTGTCGGCGATCGATTTGCCCACCAAGCGGCTGCCCAATTGCGCGCTTTTATGCAGTTGGCCGATGATGGAGTCGACGTGACGCCGGTTTGGAACAAGTCCAACCGCGAGCACACGTTCGTCGGATCCCAGCCGCAGAGCGTTTACGACGCGGCCAAGTTAGCTGTTGAAAAATTGGGCTGGGACAAGCCATGGCACGTCGACGCCGATCACATCCAGCTGAAGACCGTTGATCCGTTTTTGCCTTGCAGCGACTTTTTCACGATCGACGTGGCCGATTCGATTGGCAAGCCGGCACCAACCGCCGATGTGGCGGCATTCGTGGATCGCCATCCGGAATTGATTGGAACGTTGCGACTAAGCGGTCTTTCGGCACCACTCGAGGTCACGCGAAAAGACGTTCAAGAGGTCGCCCAACAGTATCTATTGGCTGTGAAAGAGGCCGGCGAGATCTATCGTCATATCGCCGCAAAGAACGGCGTTGATAAAGTCGCGACCGAAGTTTCGATGGACGAAACCGACGCGCCGCAAACGCCACCCGAACTGTTGATCATTTTGGCAGCGTTGGCCGACGAAAAGATTCCCGTTCAAACGATCGCGCCTAAGTTCACCGGTCGATTCAACAAAGGCGTCGACTACGTCGGCGATCTGGCCCAATTCAAACGTGAGTTCAACGACGATGTCGCGGTGATTGCTCACGCCGTCAAAACCTATGGGTTGCCGGAAACGCTGAAGTTGAGTGTTCACAGCGGCAGCGATAAGTTCAGCCTGTATCCGATCATTCGCGAATGTCTGCAGCGAACCAACGCGGGTCTCCACTTGAAGACCGCCGGCACGACATGGCTAGAAGAGATCATCGGCTTGGCCGAGGCTGGTGGTGACGGGTTGGCGTTGGCGAAAGAAATCTACGCCTACGCGCTCGGTCACGTGGAAGAGTTTTGCGCACCCTACGCCAGCGTCATCGACATTGACCAAAGCAAATTGCCGTCCGCCGACGAGGTCAATGGATGGTCGGGCCCAAGAATGGCCAGTGCAATCCGACACATCCAAGACAACGAACACTTCAACGCCCACATGCGACAACTGTTGCACGTGTCGTTCAAAGTCGCTGCCAAGCACGGCGCTCGATACACCGATATGCTGAAGGCGAACGAAGCGATCGTCAGCAACGAAGTCACCAAAAACATCTACGAACGACACCTGCGTCCTCTCTTTGTCGGTTCATAG
- a CDS encoding alpha-L-fucosidase, translated as MKYLALASLLLAAVSVQAESPEVAMQPHPNVAPAVKNIDAKIAEGPFQAKWDSLSGYEIPQWYKDAKFGIFIHWGAYSVPAFGSEWYPRQMYINLDRRGDNFFQHHIDTYGPQKTFGYKDFIPSFKAEKFNADEWAKLFKDTGARYVIPVAEHHDGFPMYDCSFTKWDASEMGPKRDIVKELSVSVREQGMKFGVSSHRAFNWMFYVRNEAYDNADPQYADLYGRPMPFLFQENAWDYQNFFPPQDQQFKDDWLARSCEIVDKYQPDVFWFDFGITPDRKETYETNSYAEHLQKFAAYYYNQSKGWNDGIGVINYKFEAFPEDAAVLDKERSKMAEIRKPFWQTDTAVSASSWGYTENQRYKTPDRLVDDLVDIVSKNGCLLLNVGPRPDGTIPEEDQAILKAIGGWLKINGEAIYDTTYWTTFGEGPTSVSTGHVSESKDKPFTSEDIRFTAKGDVLYVTGMAWPKTNSITIKTLASDSKYYADDIGSITLLGSDEEIKWNRNAEGLTVSLPAKHPSEFAYVLKVTK; from the coding sequence ATGAAATACCTAGCCTTGGCGAGTCTTTTGTTGGCTGCCGTTTCGGTGCAAGCCGAATCACCCGAAGTGGCAATGCAGCCACATCCGAATGTTGCGCCCGCGGTGAAAAACATCGACGCGAAAATCGCCGAAGGTCCCTTTCAAGCGAAGTGGGATTCGCTTTCGGGGTACGAAATTCCACAGTGGTACAAGGATGCCAAGTTCGGCATCTTCATCCATTGGGGTGCCTACAGCGTTCCCGCATTCGGAAGCGAGTGGTACCCGCGGCAGATGTACATCAACTTGGATCGTCGCGGCGACAATTTCTTCCAACACCACATCGACACGTACGGGCCTCAGAAAACGTTCGGTTACAAGGACTTCATTCCGTCCTTCAAGGCCGAGAAGTTCAACGCCGACGAATGGGCAAAGCTGTTCAAAGACACCGGTGCACGCTACGTGATTCCCGTCGCCGAGCATCACGACGGTTTCCCCATGTACGATTGCTCGTTTACGAAATGGGACGCATCCGAGATGGGGCCGAAACGCGACATCGTCAAAGAATTGTCGGTATCCGTTCGCGAACAAGGCATGAAATTTGGCGTCAGCAGTCACCGTGCGTTCAATTGGATGTTCTATGTCCGAAACGAAGCCTACGACAACGCGGACCCACAGTACGCCGACCTGTATGGTCGACCGATGCCGTTCTTGTTCCAAGAAAATGCCTGGGACTATCAAAACTTTTTCCCTCCTCAAGACCAACAGTTCAAGGACGATTGGTTGGCGCGATCCTGTGAAATCGTTGACAAGTATCAGCCTGATGTGTTTTGGTTCGACTTTGGCATCACGCCGGACCGGAAAGAAACCTACGAAACCAACTCGTATGCCGAGCACCTGCAAAAGTTCGCCGCGTATTACTACAACCAATCCAAGGGTTGGAACGACGGTATCGGCGTCATCAATTACAAGTTCGAAGCATTCCCCGAGGACGCTGCGGTCTTGGATAAAGAACGATCCAAGATGGCGGAAATTCGCAAGCCATTTTGGCAAACCGATACGGCGGTTAGTGCAAGCTCATGGGGCTATACAGAAAACCAACGCTACAAGACTCCCGATCGCTTAGTCGACGATTTGGTTGACATCGTCAGCAAGAATGGTTGCCTATTGCTGAACGTCGGTCCGCGCCCCGACGGAACCATTCCCGAAGAAGACCAGGCAATCCTGAAAGCAATTGGTGGTTGGTTGAAAATCAACGGCGAAGCCATCTACGACACAACCTACTGGACGACATTCGGCGAAGGACCGACCTCCGTTTCGACAGGGCACGTCTCCGAGTCGAAGGACAAGCCGTTCACGTCCGAAGACATTCGCTTCACCGCGAAAGGCGACGTCTTGTACGTCACGGGAATGGCTTGGCCGAAAACAAATTCCATCACCATCAAAACGCTTGCGAGTGATTCAAAGTATTATGCTGACGATATCGGGTCGATCACTTTGTTGGGATCGGACGAAGAAATCAAATGGAATCGTAACGCCGAAGGCTTGACCGTGTCATTGCCGGCGAAACATCCGTCTGAATTTGCCTACGTGCTCAAAGTAACCAAGTAG
- a CDS encoding aldo/keto reductase, with amino-acid sequence METKSVVSASGPVGVTLPPIVFGTSALGNLYQQVSDDVKHEIVSEWFKHVPGIVAADSAGKYGAGLALEAMGKALSSLCIPPERIVISNKLGWRRVALTTPEPTFEPGAWVGLAHDAVQDISYEGILRCYEQGCELLSPYRPRMVSVHDPDEYLASAADDRDRESRWDDICGAYRALAELRDRGDVDSIGVGSKDWEISKRLSAEVRLDWVMLATSLTIYTHPTELLDFVATLHQQGVALINSAVFHAGFLTGGDYFDYRRVTGECEGDQELIQWRRRFHDVCRQFNITPASACVAFGMSPPGVIATALNSSRPDRIAQNVALCTSKPDSAFWVAMKEASLIAADYPFLGVA; translated from the coding sequence ATGGAAACGAAGTCGGTAGTATCCGCATCCGGTCCGGTTGGAGTCACGCTTCCGCCGATCGTGTTTGGCACCAGCGCGTTGGGGAATTTGTATCAACAGGTTTCTGACGACGTTAAGCACGAGATCGTTTCCGAATGGTTCAAGCATGTGCCAGGAATCGTAGCGGCTGATTCGGCAGGAAAGTACGGCGCAGGCCTAGCCCTTGAAGCGATGGGCAAGGCGCTCAGCAGCTTGTGCATCCCGCCGGAACGAATCGTTATTAGCAACAAACTGGGATGGCGACGTGTTGCGTTGACAACGCCCGAGCCCACCTTTGAACCGGGCGCGTGGGTCGGATTGGCACACGATGCCGTTCAAGACATCAGTTACGAAGGTATCCTCCGCTGCTATGAGCAGGGTTGCGAGCTTTTGTCGCCCTATCGCCCCCGTATGGTCTCGGTCCACGATCCCGATGAATACCTTGCGTCCGCGGCCGACGACCGTGATCGCGAGTCGCGGTGGGACGATATTTGCGGCGCCTACCGGGCGCTCGCAGAGCTCCGCGACCGAGGCGACGTCGATTCGATCGGCGTGGGATCCAAGGACTGGGAAATTTCAAAGCGATTGTCGGCGGAAGTCCGCCTTGATTGGGTGATGCTCGCTACCAGCCTGACCATCTACACGCACCCGACCGAACTGCTTGACTTCGTCGCCACGCTTCACCAACAGGGCGTTGCCCTGATCAATTCGGCTGTTTTTCATGCGGGTTTCCTGACCGGCGGCGACTATTTTGACTATCGACGCGTCACGGGCGAATGCGAGGGTGACCAGGAGTTGATTCAATGGCGCCGGCGGTTCCATGACGTGTGCCGACAATTCAATATCACGCCTGCGTCCGCGTGCGTCGCCTTCGGGATGTCACCGCCCGGGGTCATCGCGACGGCACTCAATAGCAGTCGTCCCGATCGTATCGCCCAAAATGTGGCACTTTGCACATCGAAACCCGATAGCGCATTTTGGGTCGCGATGAAAGAAGCTAGTTTAATCGCCGCTGACTATCCCTTCCTGGGCGTGGCGTGA
- a CDS encoding sugar MFS transporter yields MADESHGDGHDQELGSSHPNATDRQAGIPGKVPVVPKQYLMAFILTTCCFALWGFANDITNPLVKVFKEVFQISNTQSSLVQFAFYGGYFTMALPAAYFIRKFSYKGAIMVGFALYALGALLSIPASMNTNFWIFIAGFYVLTFGLAFLETSCNPYILAMGPPETATQRLNLAQAFNPIGSLTGMFVAATFVAPNLDVSEFRSSMESGSPAAVQYVDAEYPNGLPNFAEEYGTLDAAVSTGLLNMKAKDAPAFTAMQQHDLGVVRTPYVVIAAVVLGFLALFALTKMPTFAAEVPDAPIGELASRLLGKAHYREGVIAQAFYVGAQITCWTFIIHYGMEQVGLSLGEAQSWNIYAMIIFLVSRFVCTFMLKYVSPGKLLAALAIVAIAFTFGAITLPGKTGLICLILISACMSLMFPTIYGIALKGLPAEEAKLGSAGLIMAIVGGALLPLLQGKFIDELGVRNSFYLPLICFVVIAIFGFRTFMRHDQEVSAA; encoded by the coding sequence ATGGCGGATGAATCCCACGGCGACGGTCACGATCAAGAATTGGGATCCTCCCATCCCAATGCCACCGATCGTCAAGCAGGAATACCGGGCAAGGTCCCGGTGGTTCCAAAGCAGTACTTGATGGCGTTCATTCTGACGACGTGCTGTTTCGCTCTTTGGGGATTCGCGAACGATATCACCAATCCGTTGGTGAAGGTGTTCAAAGAAGTATTCCAAATCAGCAACACACAGAGCTCGCTGGTTCAATTCGCGTTCTACGGCGGCTACTTTACGATGGCCCTGCCCGCGGCCTACTTCATCCGCAAGTTTTCGTACAAGGGTGCGATCATGGTCGGATTTGCTCTCTATGCACTTGGAGCTTTGCTCAGTATCCCGGCCAGCATGAACACCAATTTTTGGATCTTCATTGCCGGATTCTACGTATTGACGTTCGGCTTGGCGTTCTTAGAAACGAGCTGCAACCCATACATCTTGGCGATGGGTCCACCCGAAACTGCGACCCAACGATTGAATTTGGCACAAGCGTTCAATCCGATCGGTTCGCTTACGGGCATGTTCGTCGCCGCGACATTTGTTGCGCCGAACCTGGACGTTTCCGAGTTTCGATCCAGCATGGAATCGGGTTCGCCCGCAGCAGTGCAGTATGTCGACGCGGAATATCCAAACGGCCTGCCAAATTTTGCCGAGGAATATGGAACGCTTGATGCTGCGGTCAGTACAGGGTTGTTGAACATGAAGGCCAAGGATGCGCCTGCCTTCACCGCAATGCAGCAACATGACCTTGGCGTTGTTCGTACACCCTATGTCGTGATCGCGGCTGTCGTGCTCGGTTTCTTGGCGCTATTCGCGCTCACTAAGATGCCGACCTTTGCCGCAGAGGTTCCTGACGCGCCGATCGGTGAACTCGCTAGCAGATTGCTCGGAAAGGCTCACTATCGCGAAGGGGTGATCGCGCAGGCCTTCTATGTCGGAGCCCAAATCACATGCTGGACGTTCATCATTCACTACGGAATGGAACAAGTCGGATTGTCATTGGGCGAGGCCCAATCGTGGAACATTTATGCCATGATCATCTTCTTGGTCAGCCGGTTCGTGTGCACATTCATGCTGAAATACGTCAGCCCAGGAAAGCTTCTCGCAGCACTGGCCATTGTTGCAATCGCGTTTACATTCGGGGCCATCACGTTGCCAGGTAAAACTGGCTTGATTTGCCTGATCCTCATTTCCGCGTGTATGTCGTTGATGTTCCCAACAATCTATGGGATCGCATTGAAGGGCTTGCCCGCCGAAGAAGCCAAGTTGGGGTCGGCCGGATTGATCATGGCGATCGTCGGAGGTGCCCTGCTGCCACTTTTGCAAGGGAAGTTCATCGATGAACTGGGCGTTCGCAACTCGTTCTATCTGCCGTTGATCTGCTTCGTTGTGATAGCGATCTTCGGCTTCCGAACGTTCATGCGACACGATCAAGAAGTATCGGCTGCTTGA
- the corA gene encoding magnesium/cobalt transporter CorA translates to MNKTLLRLTKRRKTHKKAFGAVPGQLVHHEGSVNGQIRVIHFDSKTLDDRIVDSVGDLAGYAASETTTDETAAPRRKGVTWINIDGVGDIEKLGELSRLFGIHPLAMEDVVNVHQHAKLEFFGDTFFFVARMPSGADGFNTEQVSLFLIDGVVITIQERPGDCLEPVRYRIANKLGRIRRRRSDYLAYAIIDAIVDGYFPLLDQYSEKLDEAGTLLENGGDRSLPLHLHNIRSDLLLIRKVVNQHRVALNEILRDEAEIVGPDTALYFRDCQDHIQQLMEAADTDRETCGELRELYFAMLGEKNNDVMKVLTIIATIFIPMSFVAGIYGMNFDSDASMLNMPELHWAFGYPFALALMATMAGGLLAFLYRKGWLA, encoded by the coding sequence GTGAATAAAACACTCCTTCGACTCACCAAACGACGCAAGACCCACAAGAAAGCCTTCGGCGCGGTACCGGGACAACTTGTGCATCATGAAGGTAGCGTGAATGGTCAAATTCGCGTCATCCATTTCGACTCGAAGACGCTCGATGATCGAATCGTGGATTCCGTCGGTGATTTGGCGGGCTATGCGGCAAGCGAGACGACCACAGATGAAACGGCTGCGCCTCGTCGTAAGGGTGTGACTTGGATCAACATCGACGGCGTCGGTGACATCGAGAAGCTGGGGGAACTTTCCCGTCTGTTCGGAATTCACCCGTTGGCGATGGAGGATGTCGTCAACGTCCACCAGCACGCCAAGCTGGAATTCTTCGGCGATACATTTTTCTTCGTTGCACGGATGCCGAGCGGTGCAGATGGATTCAATACTGAACAGGTGAGCCTGTTTCTGATCGATGGCGTCGTGATCACGATCCAAGAACGGCCTGGCGATTGTTTGGAACCGGTGCGTTACCGGATCGCGAACAAGTTGGGTCGGATTCGTCGGCGGCGATCTGACTACCTTGCCTATGCGATCATTGATGCGATCGTCGATGGCTATTTTCCGCTCTTGGATCAATACAGCGAAAAATTGGATGAAGCCGGAACACTGTTGGAGAATGGTGGCGACCGAAGTTTGCCGCTGCACTTGCACAACATCCGAAGCGACCTGCTGTTGATACGAAAGGTCGTCAATCAACACAGAGTTGCCTTAAACGAAATTCTTCGTGACGAGGCAGAAATCGTCGGCCCGGACACGGCTCTCTATTTTCGTGACTGCCAAGACCACATTCAACAACTGATGGAAGCAGCCGACACGGATCGAGAAACATGCGGTGAGCTTCGCGAGCTGTATTTCGCGATGCTGGGCGAAAAGAACAACGACGTGATGAAGGTGTTGACGATCATCGCAACCATTTTCATCCCCATGAGTTTCGTTGCCGGGATCTATGGGATGAACTTTGACAGCGATGCGTCGATGCTGAACATGCCTGAGCTGCACTGGGCGTTCGGGTATCCGTTCGCGCTCGCATTGATGGCAACAATGGCCGGCGGGCTGTTGGCGTTCTTGTACCGTAAAGGTTGGCTGGCCTGA